The genomic interval TGCTCTCAGCAGGAACCTTATTCCTCTGAAACACACCCGACTCCCTAACCCTACCAACCACCACCTCAAGAGCACACATAGGATTACAATACGCACAGAACCGTAAAACCCTATCCTAACAACATCGTATTCGAAGGCAACACCTATATTAGGGAGATTTAGACCGTGCTCGACTAGTATTTCAAGGTGGATATAGGATGCCGCACAGCAAGGGATTCAGACGTAAATCGAGAGGTTTGCAGAAGTACAGCCATCACGCTCATGGCTTATCGAATATCATGACGCAGTACGCTGTTAACGACGAGGTTGTGATAGATATTGATTCAAGCCAGGTTAAAGGAATGCCTCATCGAAGGTTTCAAGGTAAAGTCGGGGTTGTGACCGAGATTAGGCCGCGTTCACTTGTTATCAAGCTTCCAATAGGTGATAAGATGAAGACGATAACGCCGCGGCTGGAGCACGTCAAACTTCACAAAGGATCTGCAGCCTCAGTTGAGAAGACATCCGCTGCTGAAGCAAAGACTGAGAAGACTAAAGCTAATGCTCCAAAAGCCAAGGTTGCATCTAACCCAAAGACTGCTGCTAAACCAAAGGCTACTAAGGCGAAGGCACCTACAGGTTCTAAGGAGTAGATGATCCGCGGTGTCTGCCACTAAGGAGAAGAAGCTGATTACTCTTCCTGAGGTTAAGAAGCTTCTTCAAGGACTTAATGAGGAAACTGCTGATCAGATTCAGCGTCGTACGCTTGACTATGTGTCGAAGTTTTCGAAGGTCTCTGCGGAGGAGTCTGAGAAGATCCGTGAGCGTCTGGTTAGTGAAGCGAAGCTTTCTGAGCGTGAAGCTGTTGAGATTACGAATATTATGCCTAAGAGCAAGGAGGAGCTTCGTGTTTTCACATCAGGGTGGAAGAAGCTTCTTCCTGAAGATGCGATGGACAAGATTCTCGAAATCCTCAACATTTAGATTTTCGATGCGGAAAGTTTAAAGGCAGATACCACCTTAAAGCCTTAATTAGAGCGAGCGGGAGAAATTGACTATAAGTATTACAGTAGTGTGGGCTATCTTTTCTCGGCTTGAATCGGAGACTTCACGTTAAACTCGCTCCTCGGAGGATATTAGATTGGTAAGTAGTAGTTTACATCCCCAAAAGAAGTATGAGGAGTACGCCTATGTCCTAGACTTTGTTCCTCGGGGCCGATCCCAAGTCATCAAAGGGCGGGAGGGCCCGGTTGTGCAGGCCGTAGGGGAAGACATGCTTACGCTTCTAGAGATCCTCGCCATAACCGGATCCACTTTTAATCCCAGTGAGCGGATATACATTGGAAAAGAGGGTCGCGCGAAGATCGTAAGCGTCTTAGGTAAGCTGACGTATGAGGAGCTGACTAGCGACTCTAAGAGCGAGCTTGAACCCGCTGTCGAACAGCTTGTGAAGAACAAGGAGGCGAAGTACATCGACATCATGAATCGTCTTCAACCCGTCACTCCTAGACTACACGCTCTTGAACTGATCCCGGGGATTGGAAAAACCTTCATGCATCAATTAATCCGCGAGCGGGATCGTAAGCCGTTCGCTAGCTTCCAGGATCTGCAGGAAAGAACTGGGCTGAGAGATCCTGCTAAGCTTATCGCGAAAAGAATTGTTGAGGAGATGGCGGGAGGCTCCCGTATCAACATCTTCGTCCGCCGGTAAACGAATGAACACTCAACTTACCTGCTTGGGCGCGCGTGGTGCCTAGGGGAGAACAGGAGCTTTTCTGCTGTGAAGCGCCGGCGTAGGCTTGGTCAACATCTGCTGAAGGATCCTGAGATTCTTGACCGGATAGTTGAGGCTGCTCACCTTTCAAAGGATTCGGTTGTCTTCGAGATAGGTACCGGTGAGGGTGATCTGACGGTGCGGCTTTGCCGGTACGCTGGACAAGTTATTTCGACCGAGATTGATCGCAGCATGTTCGAGGTCGCTGCCTCCAATCTTCACGGCTGTCGAAATCTTGAGCTGATTTTGGGG from Nitrososphaerota archaeon carries:
- a CDS encoding RNA polymerase Rpb4 yields the protein MSATKEKKLITLPEVKKLLQGLNEETADQIQRRTLDYVSKFSKVSAEESEKIRERLVSEAKLSEREAVEITNIMPKSKEELRVFTSGWKKLLPEDAMDKILEILNI
- a CDS encoding DUF655 domain-containing protein, yielding MVSSSLHPQKKYEEYAYVLDFVPRGRSQVIKGREGPVVQAVGEDMLTLLEILAITGSTFNPSERIYIGKEGRAKIVSVLGKLTYEELTSDSKSELEPAVEQLVKNKEAKYIDIMNRLQPVTPRLHALELIPGIGKTFMHQLIRERDRKPFASFQDLQERTGLRDPAKLIAKRIVEEMAGGSRINIFVRR